In Zingiber officinale cultivar Zhangliang chromosome 6A, Zo_v1.1, whole genome shotgun sequence, a single genomic region encodes these proteins:
- the LOC121996356 gene encoding carbonic anhydrase 2-like: MLNRANRWRVALRPALIFSTPSTAPSACQRSFCRHGGQPPPVADLPNRTTPAGIGDPVERLAAGFQHFKEEVYEKNHALFTQLASSQQPKFMVFACADSRVCPSVVFNFQPGEAFTVRNIANIVPPQDKTRYSGVGAAIEFAVLQLQVENIVVVGHSRCGGIDKLMSIKEDGTTSSGFVEEWLKICLHAKQKVQTQHAALPPEDQLTLCEKEAVNVSLQNLKTYPFVKERLNKKKLRLIGAYYNFVLGTIETWEI; this comes from the exons ATGTTGAATCGAGCGAACAGGTGGAGGGTGGCTTTGAGACCCGCCCTCATCTTCTCCACGCCTTCCACCGCTCCCTCTGCCTGCCAGAGATCATTCTGCCGACACGGCGGGCAGCCGCCTCCTGTTGCTGATCTCCCAAATAGAACGACTCCAGCCGGGATTGGTGATCCGGTGGAAAGGTTGGCCGCAGGATTCCAGCACTTCAAGGAGGAGGTGTATGA GAAGAACCATGCTTTGTTCACCCAACTTGCAAGTAGTCAGCAACCCAAATTCATGGTGTTTGCTTGTGCAGACTCCCGAGTGTGCCCTTCTGTGGTGTTCAACTTCCAGCCTGGGGAAGCCTTCACTGTCCGTAACATCGCCAACATTGTCCCGCCGCAAGATAAG ACAAGATACTCAGGCGTTGGGGCTGCTATCGAATTTGCTGTCCTACAACTCCAG GTGGAGAACATTGTGGTGGTTGGGCATAGCAGGTGTGGTGGAATTGATAAGCTTATGTCCATCAAAGAAGATGGCACAACCAGCAG TGGCTTCGTAGAGGAATGGTTGAAGATTTGTTTGCATGCAAAGCAAAAGGTACAGACCCAGCACGCTGCCTTGCCTCCTGAGGATCAACTGACCCTTTGCGAAAAG GAGGCTGTGAATGTGTCTCTCCAAAACTTGAAGACCTATCCCTTCGTGAAAGAGCGACTGAACAAGAAGAAACTGAGATTGATTGGGGCATACTACAACTTCGTTCTTGGCACCATTGAAACTTGGGAGATTTGA
- the LOC121996354 gene encoding 2-methylene-furan-3-one reductase-like produces MEALLGSTISTTFPFSFPIARPSLRSSPSLPITPTRSQRAAITAVAPGNFRRPQASSDPSASSSTDTLVASSGEPSKMKAWVYDEYGDVSVLRAEDGVLVPQVEEDQVLVKVVAAALNPVDFKRMQGKFKATDSPLPTIPGYDVAGIVVKVGSQVKNLKEGDEVYGDINEKALENPKQSGSLAEFTAVEEKLLALKPQKIDFAQAAGLPLAIETAYEGLEKAGFSAGKTILVLGGAGGVGSLVIQVAKQVLGASRVAATASTGKLELLKSLGVDLAIDYTKENFEDLPEKFDVVFDTVGQGDRAVKAVKEGGSVVVLTGAVTPPGFRFVVTSDGASLTKLNPFIEEGKIKPVVDPKGPFPFSQVVEAFTYLETGRATGKVVIYPIP; encoded by the exons ATGGAAGCTCTGCTCGGTTCAACCATTAGCACTACCTTCCCCTTCTCCTTCCCCATCGCAAGACCATCTTTAAGATCCTCCCCCTCTCTTCCCATCACGCCAACAAGAAGCCAACGTGCAGCAATAACCGCCGTTGCTCCAGGTAATTTCCGTCGGCCTCAGGCGAGCTCCGACCCCTCAGCTTCTTCTTCCACCGACACACTAGTTGCTTCTTCCGGGGAGCCTTCGAAGATGAAGGCCTGGGTCTACGACGAGTACGGTGACGTCAGTGTGCTGCGCGCGGAAGATGGGGTCTTGGTCCCTCAAGTGGAGGAGGACCAGGTCCTCGTCAAGGTCGTGGCGGCCGCGCTGAACCCCGTGGATTTTAAGCGTATGCAGGGAAAGTTTAAGGCCACTGATTCACCTTTACCG ACTATTCCAGGTTATGATGTAGCTGGGATTGTCGTTAAAGTGGGGAGCCAGGTGAAGAACCtgaaggaaggagatgaagtgtaCGGGGACATCAACGAGAAAGCTCTGGAGAACCCCAAGCAATCTGGATCGCTCGCAGAATTCACGGCCGTGGAGGAGAAATTGCTGGCTTTAAAGCCCCAAAAAATAGACTTTGCACAGGCTGCAGGTTTGCCACTGGCTATCGAAACAGCCTACGAAGGGCTCGAGAAAGCAGGGTTTTCGGCCGGTAAAACTATCCTCGTTCTTGGTGGTGCAGGTGGAGTTGGCTCTCTGGTTATCCAG GTAGCAAAGCAAGTTCTTGGAGCATCGAGAGTTGCTGCAACAGCCAGCACCGGAAAACTGGAGTTACTGAAAAGCCTAGGAGTTGATTTGGCAATTGACTATACAAAGGAGAACTTCGAAGACTTACCTGAGAAATTCGACGTCGTATTTGATACTGTCG GTCAGGGAGATAGAGCAGTGAAGGCAGTGAAAGAAGGCGGCAGCGTGGTCGTGCTTACGGGCGCAGTGACACCGCCGGGCTTCAGGTTCGTTGTCACCTCTGATGGCGCTTCCTTGACCAAGTTGAATCCTTTCAttgaagaagggaaaattaagccAGTGGTGGATCCGAAGGGACCATTCCCTTTCTCTCAAGTGGTTGAGGCATTTACTTATCTTGAAACTGGGAGGGCAACAGGAAAGGTCGTCATTTACCCAATTCCATGA
- the LOC121996355 gene encoding 2-methylene-furan-3-one reductase-like: protein MAAALASESIAVASDVPPKMKAWVYDDYGPVSVLRADDGVLVPEVEDQQVLVKVVAAALNPVDFKRRQGMFKSADSALPTVPGYDVAGIVIKVGSQVKNFKEGDEVYGDINENGLTHPKRFGSLAEYTAVEEKLLALKPQNLDFVQAAGLPLAIETAYEGLERAGFSAGKSILVLGGAGGVGSIVIQVAKHVFGASRVAATSSTGKLELLKSLGVDLAIDYTKENFEDLAEKFDVVYDSVGQGDKALKAVKEGGRVVGIWGALSPPGFVFLLTSNGGMLTKLNPFIEEGKIKPLVDPKGPFPFSQVIEAFTYLESGRATGKVVIYPIP from the exons ATGGCAGCTGCGCTGGCTTCCGAGAGCATCGCGGTTGCTTCGGATGTCCCTCCGAAGATGAAGGCCTGGGTCTACGACGACTATGGACCTGTCAGTGTGCTGCGAGCCGACGACGGAGTCTTGGTCCCGGAAGTGGAGGACCAACAGGTACTCGTCAAGGTAGTAGCCGCCGCGCTTAACCCCGTGGATTTTAAGCGCAGGCAGGGGATGTTCAAGTCTGCTGATTCAGCTTTACCA ACTGTTCCAGGTTACGATGTAGCTGGGATCGTCATTAAAGTAGGAAGCCAAGTGAAGAATTtcaaggaaggagatgaagtctACGGTGACATAAACGAGAATGGTTTGACACACCCCAAGCGCTTCGGTTCCCTGGCGGAATACACAGCGGTGGAGGAGAAATTGCTAGCTTTGAAGCCCCAAAACCTAGACTTTGTTCAGGCTGCAGGTCTCCCGCTAGCTATCGAGACAGCCTACGAAGGCCTGGAGAGAGCAGGATTTTCTGCAGGAAAATCTATTCTTGTCCTCGGCGGCGCCGGTGGAGTTGGCTCCATAGTCATCCAGGTAGCAAAGCATGTTTTTGGCGCATCGAGAGTTGCCGCGACATCCAGCACGGGAAAACTGGAGCTGCTGAAGAGCCTCGGAGTTGATTTGGCAATTGACTACACCAAGGAGaactttgaagatttggcagagAAGTTCGATGTGGTGTATGATTCTGTCG GGCAGGGCGATAAAGCATTGAAGGCAGTGAAAGAAGGCGGCAGAGTCGTCGGCATTTGGGGCGCACTGTCTCCACCAGGCTTCGTATTTCTTCTCACCTCAAATGGCGGAATGTTGACCAAGTTGAATCCTTTCATagaagaagggaagattaagccACTGGTGGATCCAAAGGGGCCATTCCCTTTCTCTCAAGTGATTGAGGCATTCACTTATCTTGAATCTGGAAGGGCGACTGGAAAGGTTGTCATTTATCCAATTCCATGA